The following are encoded in a window of Peromyscus maniculatus bairdii isolate BWxNUB_F1_BW_parent chromosome X, HU_Pman_BW_mat_3.1, whole genome shotgun sequence genomic DNA:
- the LOC143266851 gene encoding doublesex- and mab-3-related transcription factor C1-like isoform X2: MDADPNSHMDAKQCPARSPGMNGQQGIIYQPGVLRHTVPQQENSQVPVLLNWPTAVLPVNGTSVTLSPQMLISFSCDHCQPITVPYLFSNVLLQPCINTAPPVPQAQVLVSSISFQGPANANQAPVIANQINNVSNQGPEVYNPVPEGTTQLSDVSNQGALSAEVDRQKVLDAAEALLILHNSPQAWQDPCSTSGADGE; this comes from the exons ATGGATGCTGACCCCAACTCTCATATGGATGCTAAGCAGTGCCCCGCCAGATCACCAGGCATGA ATGGGCAACAGGGTATCATTTACCAGCCTGGAGTCTTGCGTCACACAGTTCCCCAGCAG GAAAACTCCCAGGTGCCTGTGCTGCTAAACTGGCCCACAGCAGTTTTACCTGTGAATGGTACTTCGGTGACTTTGAGTCCTCAGATGCTGATTTCGTTCTCATGTGACCACTGCCAGCCCATTACTGTACCCTACTT GTTCTCTAACGTGCTCTTGCAGCCCTGCATCAACACTGCCCCTCCTGTACCGCAGGCACAGGTCCTG GTCTCCAGCATCTCTTTCCAGGGCCCTGCAAATGCCAACCAGGCTCCTGTCATCGCCAACCAGATCAATAACGTCTCCAACCAGGGCCCTGAAGTCTACAACCCGGTTCCTGAAGGCACCACCCAGCTCTCGGATGTCTCCAACCAGGGTGCCCTCTCTGCTGAAGTGGATAGACAGAAGGTACTAGATGCTGCCGAGGCTCTCCTGATTCTGCATAACTCCCCTCAGGCCTGGCAGGACCCTTGCAGCACTTCAG GTGCTGATGGGGAGTGA
- the LOC143266851 gene encoding uncharacterized protein LOC143266851 isoform X3: MALGHLQCAWEGKSSQKVVSRGRSTEGGWKENRSGGRRINPRPSGLLPFVLMSTVIHIPPPSRSCRGPGCPCVPAVVVIQTVSPPASPLLALRFSNVLLQPCINTAPPVPQAQVLVSSISFQGPANANQAPVIANQINNVSNQGPEVYNPVPEGTTQLSDVSNQGALSAEVDRQKVLMGSEDHS; encoded by the exons ATGGCCCTTGGTCATCTTCAGTGTgcctgggaaggaaagagttcacAAAAAGTAGTGTCTAGAGGAAGATCGACGGAAGGAGGTTGGAAGGAAAACAGGTCAGGTGGGAGGAGGATTAATCCCAGGCCCAGTGGACTATTGCCATTTGTCCTCATGTCCACAGTCAttcacatccccccccccagccgctcttgcagaggccctggctGTCCATGTGTACCTGCGGTAGTTGTCATCCAGACTGTTTCACCTCCGGCTTCTCCTCTGCTTGCTCTCAGGTTCTCTAACGTGCTCTTGCAGCCCTGCATCAACACTGCCCCTCCTGTACCGCAGGCACAGGTCCTG GTCTCCAGCATCTCTTTCCAGGGCCCTGCAAATGCCAACCAGGCTCCTGTCATCGCCAACCAGATCAATAACGTCTCCAACCAGGGCCCTGAAGTCTACAACCCGGTTCCTGAAGGCACCACCCAGCTCTCGGATGTCTCCAACCAGGGTGCCCTCTCTGCTGAAGTGGATAGACAGAAG GTGCTGATGGGGAGTGAAGACCACAGCTGA
- the LOC143266851 gene encoding uncharacterized protein LOC143266851 isoform X1, whose protein sequence is MALGHLQCAWEGKSSQKVVSRGRSTEGGWKENRSGGRRINPRPSGLLPFVLMSTVIHIPPPSRSCRGPGCPCVPAVVVIQTVSPPASPLLALRFSNVLLQPCINTAPPVPQAQVLVSSISFQGPANANQAPVIANQINNVSNQGPEVYNPVPEGTTQLSDVSNQGALSAEVDRQKVLDAAEALLILHNSPQAWQDPCSTSGADGE, encoded by the exons ATGGCCCTTGGTCATCTTCAGTGTgcctgggaaggaaagagttcacAAAAAGTAGTGTCTAGAGGAAGATCGACGGAAGGAGGTTGGAAGGAAAACAGGTCAGGTGGGAGGAGGATTAATCCCAGGCCCAGTGGACTATTGCCATTTGTCCTCATGTCCACAGTCAttcacatccccccccccagccgctcttgcagaggccctggctGTCCATGTGTACCTGCGGTAGTTGTCATCCAGACTGTTTCACCTCCGGCTTCTCCTCTGCTTGCTCTCAGGTTCTCTAACGTGCTCTTGCAGCCCTGCATCAACACTGCCCCTCCTGTACCGCAGGCACAGGTCCTG GTCTCCAGCATCTCTTTCCAGGGCCCTGCAAATGCCAACCAGGCTCCTGTCATCGCCAACCAGATCAATAACGTCTCCAACCAGGGCCCTGAAGTCTACAACCCGGTTCCTGAAGGCACCACCCAGCTCTCGGATGTCTCCAACCAGGGTGCCCTCTCTGCTGAAGTGGATAGACAGAAGGTACTAGATGCTGCCGAGGCTCTCCTGATTCTGCATAACTCCCCTCAGGCCTGGCAGGACCCTTGCAGCACTTCAG GTGCTGATGGGGAGTGA